One Nicotiana tabacum cultivar K326 chromosome 23, ASM71507v2, whole genome shotgun sequence genomic window, TTCTGTCGCcgcgagcgcccagggtagcgcggggcgctagccctggcactGGAAATTTTTGGGTACTGGAAgctgcgccacaggcagcgccccacgctacctgtgacgcCCGAAACATCTGAGGGTTTATAAAACGGGTTATTTtgaccatttttgacaaaaatagagttggggagctcggtttaggcgatttttggacgattttcatgggaaaacattggggtaagtgttccttatcctatattgattatatttcatgattccatattcatttacatcatgaatccatgaatttatggaagaaaaatctgatttttttttgtaaaatcttccaaaaatataaaatgaagatttaaaggtcaatccgatgtcggaatttgataatttttgtatggttggactcgtatcggaacgggtgttcagattttgtaacttttgtcgggttccgagacgtgggccccatgggctatttttgagctaaatttcagatttttatggaaaattagcattttcatatggaattgatttctatacctcgtgttgattgtatcaaattattttgactaagattcgaggcgttcggaagccgaatcacgaggaaaaggtttattggattaaagaatttgcttggattgaggtaagtaactcttctaatcttggagttgagggtatgaaccctgaatatatgtattttgtgaattgttgggaggtgatgcacatgctaggtgacgggcgtgtgggcgtgcactatagaaattgtgacataattgtttatgtggaatgttatagttaaataaccttggtattttccatgcggtgttatgtgttaaagaaattgagctgaaaagcatattacaaatcatgttgaggctatgtgccagtattattgggacccacagaggtcatattgatgtgaattattgtgttaaattaaaaactcatactcagtcatattcatttcattacatatcataactcagttttatgactctattttgatgcatataaatattttgggccgaatgccctgttttactaaaatgcccgagtggcttgatttgtgaggatgagtgtggatcggggctgcccgcctgcagcatacctgagtgaggccgagggcctgaattgtgaggatgagtgtggatcggggctgcccacctgcagcatacctgagtgaggccgtgggcctgattgtgaggatattaataccatagcgcgtgagttgtccgcgtagtacgtgagttgaccgtgcgggtccaggtatttataccatagcgcgtgagttgtccgcgtagcacgtgagttgaccgtgcggattcaggtattgatatgatggcacgtgagttgtccgtacagattatagcgcttgggatgaaggtatgcccgagtggcaagagtgattgtgaggtatgcccgagtggcaagagtgattgtgaggtatgcccgagtggcaagagtgactgtgaggtttgcccgagtggcacgagtgactgtgaggtttgcccgaggggctgtatatgagtgatgttctgcccgaggggctgtttatgatttttatcattgagttgcattgcattggcatgcacacatgacatacatgcatagagatgtattttttctcatgctgtacaacatcacatcattcatgagtTTTTACAcattgttgacagatgggcatagtgatgcatttgttttacacgggttatccggaaggaaaatgaaacatcttatttattattgacaagattttgggagaaatttattatttttaaactatttatattattggaaactttggcaaacgatttgggttttcactgagatatttggaaggaagaactataatttttgaaatcattatttggctgagtattttatccctcagttatttatggtattatttgctttatgttgttatggattgttgtgtactattggttgtggacccgaccttggtagaagctcgtcactactttcaacctacggctaggtttgttacttactcagtacatggggtcggttgtactgatactacacttctgcacattgcgtgcagatgttggctgttgttgttgctgtgctcgatggttgcgggacttgaagatgtacctgcgttcctgttgtagctgcctcttgttcagggtagccttagatttataaaagctctgtttatgtaatattcaaacagactatgtatttatttcatttccgctttgtatactctattcttagaagctcatgatttgtactaccagttcttggggagatgtatcggttttagatattttcttttaattaatttgattggaattggatagttggaaattggcttatctaacgggttgggttaggtgccatcacgactagtgagattttgggtcgtgacacataggCTGTAATATAAATCTTGGCAGACCATGGCTACACGAGATGAAGGCTGTTCCATCAGCATATCACCAACTTCTGAACATTTGGCTACACGAGATGAAGGCCGTGGCAGACCATGGCTACCTTTGCCCATAGCATTGTCCATACTTTTCGAACATTTGAACAAGTATGGGAAGCACTTGTTGTTGACATAAGAGAAGGAGTCTTGTCGAGTAGAGTCACTGTCCCGTCGATAAGATTAACCGTGTCAAAGTTGCTGAAGCCTGATCCTGAACTGGCTGATACAATTTATAATAAGTGCTCAAGATTGAGCAATTGGTACGACTTGATTCCTGAACTCTTCCCAAATACAAGGTGCATATATGGTATAATGACAGGATCCAGGAGCGGCTCAAGCACATGCGGGGCCTAAGGCCAAAATTTAATACAAAGGcctaaatttttaaaatgaaGTTATAAGATATATTGTTATCTGAAATCTAATCTTCTGGCTTTTTGAGATATAAAGTTGTTAATGATCTTTTTTATAATCAACTttttctaataattctttttcaatCGATATTATAGACAACTCATTTAGTCTTATTCAGATATTGTTGATTTTAGATAAGATATTATAGAGCAATAGAAGTATAAAActattgaaagtttaaaagtattgttgaacacttaaactaataaaatcttggagaaagaatatgagtaagaataataaagagaaagacaaaaaatatgtatttgaaaTATAAAGAGATTGGTAAAAAGAAAGATTGACTTGAACAAATTAAGAAAGGGAGAGTAAAAATTTTACACGTTCTCTAATGAAGgagtaaaaagtaaaaaattggaACGTTGGAAAACTATTCATCTACCCATTTTTAAGTAAGTcaaattattactttatttttatatatataaagaactttctttccttttatattaaaaactctaCTTTGTATTaaaagtattaaatattattttttaaacacctataaacctattatttttaaaaaatggggcCCCCAAATTTGGGGACCTATGGCATAGGCCTTACCTCTTAGTATAACATTAGACAACCTTACTTGAAGAAACTGAGGCATTATTCTGGGGAATTACCTTTATTGAGTGCAGATTATGGTTCTTCTGAAGGATGGGTTGGAGTAAACGTTAACCTGAAATTGCCCCCTGAGCTAGTCACTTATGCAGTATTACCAAATATTGGTTATTTTGAATTCATTCCTCTTGGGGGAAATCTCAATGGCGTGGAGCAAGCGTATTCTCCAGTGGGTCTGACTGAAGTTAAACTTGGTGAAGAGTATGAAACTGTCTTCACAAATTTTGCAGGTACAATTTTCTTGCACCCCTTTTCTTAAAAATGTTTTGCTTACCAAAAATATTATTATGTTGGTGACTCATTGCTtaccaaaaatatttcttaaCTTAGTATATGAATAGTTTATTGAGCGACCATCAACATTTGATTATGGATTATGACTCTTGGTGAGCGACTTCTGCATTATTTGGATTTACTTCTTTCCATCTGCAACTCTGATGAGTGAGACAATTCCTTTCTTGTTTCACTTATATATGGTACTTATAGTTTAGACATTTGGTACTTATAGTTTAAACATGATCACTTACAAATATTAAATTCTGCTTAGATAATAAAACTTATGATTTGTTTTTATGCTTTGTTCTGGACTTCAACATACTTTTCAATCATCTGTTGTACATATTTGTTCTAATCTAAATAATTGCATGTGCCTGATATTCATGTCTTTTTGTCCACCTGATGTTCTTGAAAAAGATACTTTAACAGGTTTCGAAGGCATAGAATGTTGGGATCTTTTGCATTCTGCCTTCTAAGTTCTGTCCAGTTGTTTCATATCCACCTCACTCACACATTTCTAAATAACAAGCTATTAGTCTATCTAGTTTGTCACTTATGTTACCGGATTTTAAATATATGCACTGACAATATAATTGACGATTTTATGAATGTGTATATGCAGGTTTATATCATTATAGACTAGGTGATGTGGTAAAGATAAAAGGCTTCCACAATGTGACTCCAGAACTCCAGTTTGTATGCAGAAGGAACCTTTTGCTGCGCATTAACATTGACAAGAACACAGAGAAAGATTTACAACTAACCGTAGAAGCTGTAGCAAAGCGCTTAGTAGACGGAAAACTAGAAGTGGTGGACTTCACGAGCCATGTCAATGTCTCAGCTGATCCGGGACACTATGTGATCTTCTGGGAACTGAGTGGTGAAGCAACTGGTGAAATGTTGCAAGATTACTGCAACTGTTTGGATAAGGCGTTTATCGATGCAGGCTATGTGAGCTCCCGGAAAGTGAATGCAATTGGAGCACTTGAGCTGAGGATTGTGAAGAGAGGAACATTTCATAAGATATTAGATCATTTTGTAGGATTAGGAGGTGCAGTTAGCCAGTTCAAAACTCCTAGATGTGTTGGTCCAAAGAATAGCTCATTGCTCCAAATACTCTCTAGTAATGTTGTTGAGACCTATGTTAGTAGTGCCTTCTGTTGAACTATTTGTAGCTTTCCTGCTTTGTGCAGCCCTACTGAACTGGGCATTATTCTcttaataatacttcaaattgtCGAAAACTGGAGACTAGTTTCACATCTCTATTTCTCGACCCCAGTGGCAGATGTCGCTTATAAGCGGTAGTAGCACGGGTATGCTACTCCTTTTCTCTAGAACTATACATATAGAGATACAAATTGTTAAATGTCGTATGAACGCGGAGCCAATTGTTTAATCGAACAACATAACGAGTTAAAGGTTACAGAAGCCTTTGTCATGCCTGATAGACACAAAATTGCAAGCAAATAGAGTAGAGAGGTTATTCTTTTTTTCAATTAGAATCGCGAGCTTGTTGTTGATTCAACCCGGTCAAATTTGCATAATTGAATGTCATGTACTATGATTATTACTCCTGAAAATCTTAGCTACAATTGTGTTAGTTACATTTATTGTCGCACAATGGACTAGTTCAGTTAATTGATACTCTGTGTTACAACCCGCACTTTGGAGTTGTGACTTCGGCTAGTGGTTGGCCTGCAACGAGAGAAACTGCAGGTGCCGCACGGATAATTCGGTGGTGTTAGTGAGCGTAAGGAAACGTGCACGTGACACTCTGTATCTACTAACTGAGTCTGAGTTTGAATATGTATTTTGACAAATGTTCAAATCCCAGGGGGTCCACCAGCTGGTTGACTCGTAATCATGGACCACTTCTGAATTTATCTAATCCTAGTATGACAAACTTACTGTGAGTTGTCGGTTTTGTGGGACCAAGATCAGATATTAGTGCGACGTTGAATTTGGTTTGAAGTTTGAACCGTATTTGCTTATTTAGCTTTTTGGACGAGTGGTGATGTTTATTGCTACCCTCTTTGGAGAAAGAGACAACTCtctggagcatagatacgtgtGGGAAGCATAAATCTGTAAAGGGTAGTTTGGTTCGAATATAAGTTACGGTGAGattaattatttgatatattattttttattgaatgtttggtatgttgtattaatttTAGGATTATCAATTTTATCACTTTATCTTGGGATAATTTATCCTGCGATTACTATTCCAACAAGAGACGAatcctgaatttgaactttaaGGGTTCACATTCgcaattctaccatatctaatcTAATTTAATGGgttcaaatttttttatttgtacATAGTTAATAATATTTTGAGCAAAAATACATGCTATGTAgggctgggcatatatcgggtaaaaccgataacccgaacCGAAAAAagcttattgggttatcggtatcgGGTTATTGGGTTAATAATTCAGTAACAGTTTAGTGTTATTTTATTATTGGGCTATTGGTTCGGGTCTCGGTTTGCCCAATTTTATTAACGAtttaaccgataaccca contains:
- the LOC107798053 gene encoding jasmonoyl--L-amino acid synthetase JAR6-like — translated: MATFAHSIVHTFRTFEQVWEALVVDIREGVLSSRVTVPSIRLTVSKLLKPDPELADTIYNKCSRLSNWYDLIPELFPNTRCIYGIMTGSRQPYLKKLRHYSGELPLLSADYGSSEGWVGVNVNLKLPPELVTYAVLPNIGYFEFIPLGGNLNGVEQAYSPVGLTEVKLGEEYETVFTNFAGLYHYRLGDVVKIKGFHNVTPELQFVCRRNLLLRINIDKNTEKDLQLTVEAVAKRLVDGKLEVVDFTSHVNVSADPGHYVIFWELSGEATGEMLQDYCNCLDKAFIDAGYVSSRKVNAIGALELRIVKRGTFHKILDHFVGLGGAVSQFKTPRCVGPKNSSLLQILSSNVVETYVSSAFC